The following are encoded in a window of uncultured Ilyobacter sp. genomic DNA:
- a CDS encoding YigZ family protein, whose translation MQTVERECRIEFEEKKSKFIGYIKPVSSKEEAENFIQAIKRKHSDATHNCSAYKVTENGQEYYKVDDDGEPGGTAGKPIGEIMNLLDVNNLVVVVTRYFGGVKLGAGGLVRNYAKAAKLAVQEAGIEEYVHLKKYVADFSYDKVNEVDNIINSDGGKILEKEFMDKVTYRILVKGETESHLKEIKGLVIFQI comes from the coding sequence ATGCAAACAGTTGAAAGAGAATGCCGCATAGAATTTGAAGAAAAAAAATCCAAGTTCATAGGATATATAAAACCTGTTTCCTCAAAGGAGGAGGCGGAAAATTTTATACAGGCTATAAAAAGAAAACACAGTGATGCCACCCACAACTGCAGTGCTTATAAAGTCACAGAAAATGGGCAGGAATATTACAAGGTCGATGATGACGGAGAACCAGGTGGGACTGCAGGAAAGCCTATAGGGGAGATTATGAATCTTTTAGATGTAAATAATCTCGTGGTGGTTGTCACTAGATATTTCGGAGGTGTAAAACTCGGAGCAGGGGGACTTGTGAGAAACTATGCAAAGGCTGCTAAGTTGGCTGTGCAGGAAGCAGGTATAGAGGAGTATGTTCATTTAAAAAAATATGTAGCCGATTTTTCCTATGATAAGGTGAATGAGGTAGATAATATTATAAATTCTGATGGTGGTAAAATTCTTGAAAAAGAGTTTATGGACAAGGTGACCTACAGAATTTTGGTAAAAGGTGAGACTGAGTCTCACTTAAAAGAGATCAAGGGACTTGTAATATTTCAAATATAA
- a CDS encoding site-2 protease family protein encodes MKNFIKEFKYLNSNAPTSTKVIYGILGGLLILTMVKKLIVQPFTGVMIGILIFSVMLHEIAHGLAAYINGDSTAKDEGRLTMNPVKHLDPLGTLLPIFLIATGATFVIGWAKPVPVNYRNLRDKKWGVFQVSVAGVLTNFILAFIGATMIKFMGLYLYQRGLMGAVSYLIRINLVLGIFNLIPIPPLDGSKVVSSLGSYKVKQIFYSMESYGFYIIIALAWFGLLGDIINPFYQLAVKILNAYIN; translated from the coding sequence ATGAAGAATTTTATAAAAGAGTTTAAATATCTAAACTCCAATGCTCCAACGTCCACAAAGGTTATATATGGAATACTAGGAGGGCTCCTGATTCTTACCATGGTTAAAAAATTGATTGTTCAGCCATTCACCGGGGTCATGATAGGAATACTTATCTTTTCTGTTATGCTTCATGAGATAGCCCACGGACTGGCGGCATATATAAATGGAGATTCAACTGCAAAAGATGAAGGTCGATTGACCATGAATCCTGTGAAGCATTTAGATCCGTTAGGAACTCTTCTTCCGATATTTTTGATCGCAACTGGGGCCACCTTTGTCATAGGCTGGGCAAAGCCTGTACCTGTAAATTACAGGAACCTCAGAGACAAAAAATGGGGAGTTTTTCAGGTATCAGTGGCAGGAGTTTTAACCAATTTCATTCTTGCTTTTATAGGTGCCACTATGATCAAGTTCATGGGGCTCTACCTGTACCAAAGAGGGCTCATGGGTGCTGTTTCCTATCTTATAAGAATAAATTTGGTCTTGGGTATATTTAATCTGATTCCCATACCGCCACTTGACGGGTCTAAGGTGGTTTCTAGTCTGGGGAGCTATAAAGTTAAGCAGATTTTTTATAGCATGGAGTCATACGGGTTTTATATAATAATAGCACTGGCATGGTTTGGTCTTTTAGGGGATATAATAAACCCTTTCTACCAGCTTGCTGTAAAAATATTGAACGCTTATATAAATTAA
- a CDS encoding ComEC/Rec2 family competence protein codes for METTYLVALEILVVSLAFCYLPVRMALVFSVFVIAMTFFRKKRSPLLWIIPLLFVLRIFTGVDLVDHTSGENLVLKVDGGKGRIERINGKIPIKDLYFFGNNLEDGKSEITGKLKEKNKNGNREYFQLESFQMTPIEKGAVNGYLDHKIQGLTRNYSGDMEKFYRAVIMGEKTGLSEEVKDMFSYTGTSHLIVISGLHIGVIIAIILMLSAKLPFQREVRYFFAAVILTLYTAGVGLAPSVLRAYIMGMCYIGGELFYEKTDPKKSLSVAFILSLLVNPVSTMELSFQMSFMAVIAIIFIYPKLVKKTESSLRPGFIKKVLLFAAMSVTIQIFLTPIFLVYFRTIPVFSFLVNLVAIPLGVIFVQVAFGALVLSIVGAGGILMPTVNLSYNILIRFIEVASKIPVLSVNYYGTKKSSMIFLLYSAIFGLVFLKSRWRALTVIPCLAMLFVGAASPPEVLNYKGMVYYKKNPGFLIMGREITERDIYFLRDNGVEGIEVLITSNKISERFKKILGISQEVRLSEGDEVKIKDKRFRNSKGKIVEL; via the coding sequence ATGGAAACGACCTACCTTGTAGCTTTAGAAATTTTAGTAGTGAGCCTGGCCTTTTGCTACCTACCTGTAAGAATGGCATTAGTTTTTTCTGTTTTTGTTATTGCAATGACTTTTTTCAGGAAAAAGAGATCACCGCTACTATGGATAATCCCGTTATTATTTGTGCTAAGAATTTTTACCGGGGTGGATCTCGTTGATCATACTTCCGGAGAAAACCTTGTTTTAAAGGTTGATGGAGGCAAAGGCAGGATCGAAAGAATAAACGGAAAAATCCCTATAAAAGATTTATATTTTTTTGGAAATAACTTAGAGGATGGGAAGTCTGAAATAACAGGGAAACTCAAAGAAAAAAATAAAAATGGGAACAGGGAGTATTTTCAGCTTGAGTCGTTTCAGATGACTCCTATTGAAAAAGGTGCTGTTAACGGCTATCTAGACCATAAAATACAAGGGCTCACAAGGAATTATTCTGGAGATATGGAAAAATTTTACAGGGCTGTGATCATGGGAGAAAAGACTGGTCTTTCAGAGGAAGTCAAGGATATGTTTTCCTATACAGGAACCTCTCATCTCATAGTTATATCCGGACTGCATATAGGGGTAATAATAGCAATAATATTAATGTTGTCAGCTAAGCTCCCTTTTCAAAGAGAGGTGAGGTATTTTTTTGCTGCTGTGATACTGACCCTCTATACAGCAGGAGTTGGACTAGCACCTTCGGTCCTCCGTGCCTATATAATGGGGATGTGTTACATAGGAGGGGAACTTTTTTATGAAAAAACAGACCCGAAAAAATCCCTTTCTGTGGCTTTTATACTATCTTTGCTGGTAAACCCTGTCTCGACTATGGAGCTGTCCTTTCAGATGTCTTTTATGGCTGTAATTGCCATTATTTTCATATATCCAAAGTTAGTAAAAAAAACCGAGTCTTCTCTGAGACCTGGTTTTATTAAGAAAGTTCTTCTTTTTGCTGCTATGAGTGTTACAATACAGATTTTTTTAACCCCGATATTTTTGGTTTACTTCAGGACTATTCCTGTCTTTTCGTTTCTCGTAAATCTAGTCGCTATCCCCTTGGGGGTAATCTTTGTCCAGGTGGCCTTCGGAGCACTTGTTCTTTCGATTGTGGGGGCCGGGGGGATTCTAATGCCAACTGTTAATCTGAGCTATAATATTTTGATCAGATTTATAGAGGTGGCTTCAAAAATACCAGTTCTCTCTGTAAATTATTACGGAACAAAGAAAAGCTCTATGATATTTTTGCTCTATTCTGCTATTTTCGGACTGGTTTTTCTAAAAAGCAGATGGAGGGCATTGACTGTGATTCCATGTCTGGCAATGTTGTTTGTCGGTGCCGCATCCCCACCAGAGGTTTTAAATTATAAGGGTATGGTATATTATAAAAAAAATCCTGGATTTTTGATTATGGGAAGGGAGATAACCGAGAGGGATATTTATTTTCTTAGGGATAACGGGGTGGAAGGTATAGAGGTGCTTATAACAAGCAACAAGATAAGTGAAAGATTTAAAAAAATATTGGGGATATCCCAAGAGGTAAGGCTCTCTGAAGGAGATGAAGTTAAAATTAAAGATAAAAGATTTAGAAATAGCAAAGGTAAGATTGTTGAATTATAA
- a CDS encoding trimeric intracellular cation channel family protein translates to MIIEVLNTVGIVAFSVSGALKGEKHKLDIFGIVVLGVITAVGGGIIRDVILNQVPDSIVHERDAYLAVFTAIVSYIIYHDKLEGKLSRIIKVSDAAGLAAFTVIGAQKGLANDLGILGVSVMATLTGVGGGVLRDILVNEIPFILKEDVYAFLCLVGGGVYWSGIKLGFSEALMMNTVMFSIFIIRIMAIVFNLQLPSKGRSKNANS, encoded by the coding sequence ATGATTATAGAAGTATTAAACACCGTAGGAATAGTGGCATTTTCTGTCTCTGGAGCTTTAAAAGGTGAAAAACATAAACTTGATATATTTGGTATAGTGGTCTTGGGAGTTATAACAGCAGTTGGTGGCGGGATAATAAGGGATGTGATACTCAACCAGGTTCCTGATTCTATAGTCCACGAAAGAGATGCATATTTGGCCGTTTTTACGGCGATAGTGTCCTACATAATCTACCATGATAAACTTGAAGGGAAACTTTCCCGTATAATAAAAGTTTCAGATGCTGCTGGACTTGCTGCATTTACAGTCATAGGGGCTCAAAAGGGGCTGGCAAATGATCTCGGAATCCTAGGGGTTTCTGTTATGGCGACTCTTACGGGTGTAGGGGGAGGTGTCTTAAGGGACATACTTGTAAATGAGATCCCATTTATACTAAAAGAAGATGTGTATGCATTTCTTTGTCTAGTAGGAGGTGGAGTTTACTGGTCTGGAATAAAGCTAGGATTTTCAGAAGCTCTTATGATGAACACCGTGATGTTTTCAATTTTCATAATAAGAATTATGGCAATTGTGTTTAATCTTCAACTTCCGTCAAAAGGGAGGTCGAAAAATGCAAACAGTTGA